A segment of the Flavobacterium azooxidireducens genome:
ATTTGTGGGATGAAGCTCGAATTTTTAAAGGAAGTTTGCTTTTACAACAAGGAACAAAAGCCCCAACCCTTTTTGGCGAAACCGTGAAACGAACAACTATTTTAAACGATGAACTTTTAATTCTTAAACGGTATGATTAATACAATTATTTTCGATTTTGGGGATATTTTCATAAATCTGGACAAACCGGGTGTAGAAAAAGCATTTCGTAATTTAGGTTTAAAAGAATGGCATGCCGATTTAGATGAAATAAATAAACGTTTTGAAATTGGCAAAGCAACCGAGTTAGAATTTATTGAAGGCTTTCAAAAGCATCTTCCCAATGCTAGTATTGATGAAATTAGAAAAGCCTGGAATGCTGTTTTGGGCGATTTTCCGGAACGTAGATTAGATTTTCTTCAAAGTTTAAAAGGAAAATACCGTTTGTTTCTTCTTTCTAATACCGATAAAATCCACATCGAACATTTTGAGCACAAAGAAGGCATGTCTTTTTCAAGAGATTTTTATAATTGTTTTGAAAAAGTTTATTTTTCGTATGAAGTTGGTATGCGAAAACCAAATGTTGAAATTTTTAAACTTCTGTTAAACAAACATGACCTTTCTCCCAAAAGAACATTATTTGTTGATGATAAAAAAGAAAATACAGATGCTGCCGCTTCATTAGGAATTGAAGTCTGGAATTTACAGGTTGGAAAAGAGGATGTTACAGAATTATTCGCCAAAAAAATAATTACCCTGTGATATACATTGTTTTAAGTGTTCTTTTTAACGCTGTTCTTTTTATCATTTTAAAACTCTTTTCTCGATTCAATATCAACACTTTACAAGCATTGGTGGTAAACTATTTTATCGCTTTTGTAATGGGTTTACTATTTACGGAAAGTGCTTTTGATTATTCAAAAATTATTGAAAAACAATGGTATCCCGGTAGTTTACTACTTGGTTTTTTGTTCATTAGCGTTTTTTATGCCACAGCAATAACCTCGCAACGAAACGGACTTTCAGTAGCCTCGGTTGCTTCAAAAATGTCGGTTATTATTCCAATCTGTTTTGGCGTTTTATTATTTAATGAAAAATTGGGAATTGCCAAAATCATCGGAATTGTAATGGCTTTGGTAGCGGTTTATTTTACTTCCAAAAAAGAAAAAGGTGCTGTTGCTGATTCAAAAAATCTACTTTATCCAATTTTAGTGTTCTTTGGTGCCGGTGCAATTGACACGAGTTTGAAAATTTTACAAAATGATTACTTACCGGAAAATGAAATTTCATTATTTTCATCACATACCTTTTTAATAGCTTTTTTGGTTGGTAGTATAGTAATAGGTATAACTATTTTTAAAAATAAAATGAAAATTGAAGGAAAAAATATTTTGGCAGGAATTATTCTTGGTGTTCCGAATTATTTTTCACTTTATTATTTAATTAAAATGTTGGATAGCGAAGTATTTGAAAGTTCAACTATTTTTACGATTCACAATGTTGCGATTGTAATGGTTTCGACATTGGTTGGTATTTTATTTTTTAATGAAAAAATTTCAATGCGGAATGCTATAGGAATTTCCATGGCATTATTGGCTATTTTTCTTGTGACAAATTAATATGAACGAATCAAAAGATACTTATAAAACTATTTCTGCTCCATCCGAAGAAATTCTGTTCAAAGAAAAAAACAGTAAATTCTTTGGCTATGCATTTCCGATTTTAACTGAAGAAGAAGTAAAAGTTCATTTGGAACAATTAAAAAAGCAACATTTTTCGGCAAGACATTGGTGTTATGCGTATCAATTAGGAACAGAAAAAATTAGTTTTAGAGCCAATGATGACGGAGAACCCAACAATAGTGCCGGAATGCCAATTTATGGACAAATTCAATCATTTGAAGTTACCAATATATTAATTGTAGTAGTTCGCTATTTTGGTGGAGTAAAATTAGGCGTTGGCGGATTAATTTCAGCCTACAAAACTGCTGCTCAAATGAGTTTGGAAAATGCCGAAATTATCGAAAAAACCATTGATGTTAATTTTCAACTCACATTCGACTATAAAAACATGAACAAAGTGATGCGAGTAATCAAAGAAAAAAACTTGGAAATCGTTTCACAAAAAATGGAAATGAATTGCGAACTCATCATTTCAACCCGAAAAAAAAATGCCGAAAGTACATTCGACATTTTTTCCAATTTATTTGAAATAAAAATTAAAAAAATGGATTAATTTTCTAATAATTCCATTTTATCAATTATCGATTTAATGTTGTCTGGTGGAAGCATAGGTTTACCCGTTTTAATATCAACAAATACCAAAACAAAATCGGCTGTTGTTAATAACTCACCATTTTCATTTTCAATTTTACATTCAAATTCTATCTTAACCGAAGATTGATTTTTGTATTTAGTTTTTACAGTAAGTAAATCATCGTAACGTGCTGGTTTTTTGTAATTTATGTTAATGTTAACAATTGGAAGTGCCACACCACTCTCTTCCATGCTTTTATAGGAAATCCCTTGATTTCTAAGCCATTCCACTCGACCAATTTCAAAATAAGGTAAATAATTACCATGATAAACCACACCCATTTGATCTGTTTCGGAATAACGCACACGAACGTGCAATTGATGTTCTTTCATAATTTTCTGTAATATTTTTCTTTATTGTGTTTTTAAGTCA
Coding sequences within it:
- a CDS encoding HAD family hydrolase; the encoded protein is MINTIIFDFGDIFINLDKPGVEKAFRNLGLKEWHADLDEINKRFEIGKATELEFIEGFQKHLPNASIDEIRKAWNAVLGDFPERRLDFLQSLKGKYRLFLLSNTDKIHIEHFEHKEGMSFSRDFYNCFEKVYFSYEVGMRKPNVEIFKLLLNKHDLSPKRTLFVDDKKENTDAAASLGIEVWNLQVGKEDVTELFAKKIITL
- a CDS encoding DMT family transporter, which produces MIYIVLSVLFNAVLFIILKLFSRFNINTLQALVVNYFIAFVMGLLFTESAFDYSKIIEKQWYPGSLLLGFLFISVFYATAITSQRNGLSVASVASKMSVIIPICFGVLLFNEKLGIAKIIGIVMALVAVYFTSKKEKGAVADSKNLLYPILVFFGAGAIDTSLKILQNDYLPENEISLFSSHTFLIAFLVGSIVIGITIFKNKMKIEGKNILAGIILGVPNYFSLYYLIKMLDSEVFESSTIFTIHNVAIVMVSTLVGILFFNEKISMRNAIGISMALLAIFLVTN
- a CDS encoding IMPACT family protein, translating into MNESKDTYKTISAPSEEILFKEKNSKFFGYAFPILTEEEVKVHLEQLKKQHFSARHWCYAYQLGTEKISFRANDDGEPNNSAGMPIYGQIQSFEVTNILIVVVRYFGGVKLGVGGLISAYKTAAQMSLENAEIIEKTIDVNFQLTFDYKNMNKVMRVIKEKNLEIVSQKMEMNCELIISTRKKNAESTFDIFSNLFEIKIKKMD
- a CDS encoding acyl-CoA thioesterase, with product MKEHQLHVRVRYSETDQMGVVYHGNYLPYFEIGRVEWLRNQGISYKSMEESGVALPIVNININYKKPARYDDLLTVKTKYKNQSSVKIEFECKIENENGELLTTADFVLVFVDIKTGKPMLPPDNIKSIIDKMELLEN